In a single window of the Dasypus novemcinctus isolate mDasNov1 chromosome Y, mDasNov1.1.hap2, whole genome shotgun sequence genome:
- the LOC139438314 gene encoding testis-specific Y-encoded protein 2-like, translated as MASEAGPGEGPAPQARSEHLVGLASGPLVGESLGPAGERSPQSCRAGPEAQAPAGGKESGEAPVCGEVAFQATEIRGKKDEAEVGKDVVVENILEVAVIVVEEEREEKLAERRKQNRQARPERGPTNTRPSLEQLLALQLDLEPVNAEASRAFFRLKRTLWQRRKKHMDNRKAVIQGIPGFWVKAILNHPQISAMITDQDEDMLNYMTNLEVENSQAKNHCKITFFFRRNPYFQKEVIIKEYDINITGYRASHSTPVQWFRDYGRQASRHRHHNDNLNFFNWFSDHNFAVYNRIAEVGQLWESSEVAFVDLPLSAWGMSFLPWLTLPVSSIRSSMRTCGPIPCSTTQGRKGPAQRMERIMGRGH; from the exons ATGGCGAGTGAAGCGGGTCCTGGCGAAGGCCCGGCTCCCCAGGCACGCTCAGAACACCTCGTTGGCCTGGCAAGCGGCCCTCTGGTAGGAGAGTCGCTGGGGCCTGCCGGCGAGCGGTCCCCACAGAGCTGCAGGGCAGGGCCGGAGGCACAGGCCCCAGCTGGAGGGAAGGAGTCGGGGGAGGCCCCGGTATGTGGGGAGGTAGCCTTCCAGGCAACCGAGATCCGGGGAAAGAAAGACGAGGCAGAGGTGGGGAAGGATGTGGTAGTGGAGAATATACTGGAGGTGGCGGTTATAGTAGTAGAGGAGGAGCGAGAGGAGAAACTAGCGGAGAGGCGGAAGCAAAACAGGCAGGCACGGCCAGAACGTGGACCCACCAATACCCGACCCTCCTTGGAGCAGCTGTTAGCCCTTCAGTTAGATCTGGAGCCAGTGAATGCCGAAGCCAGCAGGGCCTTCTTTCGGCTGAAGCGTACCCTGTGGCAGAGGCGCAAAAAACACATGGACAACAGAAAAGCCGTCATCCAGGGTATTCCTGGTTTCTGGGTCAAAGCC ATTCTGAACCATCCCCAGATATCAGCCATGATCACTGACCAAGATGAAGACATGCTTAACTACATGACCAATCTGGAG GTGGAGAACAGCCAAGCCAAGAACCACTGCAAGATcacatttttctttaggagaaacCCGTATTTCCAGAAAGAAGTAATCATTAAGGAGTATGACATTAACATCACTG GATATAGGGCCTCTCATTCCACTCCAGTCCAGTGGTTCCGGGATTATGGACGCCAGGCCTCCCGTCACAGGCATCACAATGATAACCTTAACTTCTTCAACTGGTTCTCCGACCACAACTTTGCAGTGTATAACAGAATTGCTGAGGTGGGGCAACTCTGGGAATCATCAGAAGTGGCCTTTGTTGACCTGCCCCTATCTGCTTGGGGAATGAGCTTCTTACCCTGGCTAACCCTACCTGTTTCCTCTATCAGATCATCAATGAGGACCTGTGGCCCAAtcccctgcagtactacccaagGGAGGAAGGGACCAGCACAGAGAATGGAGAGGATAATGGGCAGGGGGCACTGA